From a region of the Streptomyces sp. B21-083 genome:
- a CDS encoding ABC transporter substrate-binding protein produces MRARWLVVVMLLLAGCTGGGGGDGDGRITLRFQSLAWQDESVAANKALVKEWNATHPDVKVEYVQGSWDSVHDQLLTSFEGGEAPDIIHDASDDLADFAYGGYLADLRRLLPDRLKSDIPQRSWETTTFGGGVYGVPFLQEPRVLIANTNWLKEARVRIPTPRQPWSWPEFRKITRQLSGDGKYGVAWPLKEPVSATLNLSLSTGGQLFHRGADGKMTVRFGASEQVVPRTIHDQVNSDDSASSSTLGSGGSDTLPGFFGGRYAMVPLGFSYRQQIAQQAPKGFEWQVLPAPAGADGLTQGVSPQTLSIAEDSRHQREAAEFIDFLLRPDNMVRLALGDWMLPTGTEALKSPALRTQKNGWATGTALAAHLRSAPAQSVRGYPEWKDKVATPAFQEYYSGAIDLAELRKRLEEDGNLVLARYQR; encoded by the coding sequence ATGCGCGCGCGATGGCTCGTCGTCGTCATGCTGCTCCTCGCCGGCTGCACAGGCGGCGGTGGCGGCGACGGGGACGGCCGGATCACCCTCCGCTTCCAGTCCCTCGCCTGGCAGGACGAGTCCGTAGCCGCCAACAAGGCGCTGGTGAAGGAGTGGAACGCGACCCACCCGGACGTCAAGGTCGAGTACGTGCAGGGGAGTTGGGACAGCGTCCACGACCAGCTGCTCACCTCCTTCGAGGGCGGTGAGGCGCCCGACATCATCCACGACGCCTCGGACGACCTGGCGGACTTCGCGTACGGCGGTTACCTCGCCGATCTGCGCCGGCTGCTGCCCGACCGGCTCAAGTCCGATATCCCGCAACGGAGTTGGGAGACGACGACCTTCGGGGGCGGCGTCTACGGCGTGCCGTTCCTCCAGGAGCCGCGTGTGCTGATCGCCAACACGAACTGGCTGAAGGAGGCGCGAGTACGGATCCCCACCCCCCGACAACCGTGGAGCTGGCCCGAGTTCAGGAAGATCACCCGGCAGCTCAGTGGTGACGGCAAGTACGGTGTGGCCTGGCCGCTCAAGGAGCCCGTCTCCGCCACGCTCAACCTGTCGCTGTCGACGGGCGGCCAGCTGTTCCACCGGGGCGCCGACGGCAAGATGACCGTCCGCTTCGGCGCCTCGGAGCAAGTGGTCCCCCGTACGATCCACGACCAGGTCAACTCCGATGACAGTGCGTCGAGTTCGACGCTGGGCAGCGGTGGCTCCGACACCCTGCCCGGGTTCTTCGGCGGCCGGTACGCGATGGTCCCGCTCGGCTTCTCCTACCGCCAGCAGATCGCGCAACAGGCGCCGAAGGGCTTCGAGTGGCAGGTGCTGCCCGCACCGGCGGGCGCCGACGGACTCACCCAGGGCGTCAGCCCGCAGACCCTCTCCATCGCCGAGGACAGCCGGCACCAGCGGGAGGCGGCCGAGTTCATCGACTTCCTGCTGCGCCCCGACAACATGGTCCGCCTCGCGCTGGGCGACTGGATGCTCCCCACCGGCACCGAGGCGCTGAAGTCCCCGGCCCTGCGCACACAGAAGAACGGCTGGGCCACCGGCACCGCCCTGGCGGCCCACCTCCGCTCGGCCCCCGCCCAGTCGGTACGGGGTTACCCGGAGTGGAAGGACAAGGTCGCGACCCCGGCTTTCCAGGAGTACTACAGCGGCGCGATCGACCTCGCTGAACTGCGGAAACGGCTGGAGGAAGACGGGAACCTGGTGCTGGCGCGCTACCAGCGGTGA
- a CDS encoding carbohydrate ABC transporter permease, which yields MRTSTSARVGQYAALLAYLAFLALPFLWLLSTAFKSPRELGSPHPTWIPRNPTLDNFRQAFDEQPLLHAALNSLLAAASAALVAVLLATPMAYVMARHRTLLGRAATGWVVVSQAFPFVLVIIPLFLVLKNLRLIDSVFGLVMVYVVWSLPFALWMLGGYVRAVPVELEEAAAVDGAGRLRTLVSVTAPLLAPGIVATALFAFVTAWNEFFFALVLLKTPEKQTLPVVLTHFIGAEGVADLGPLAAAAFLATLPSLVVFALIQRRITGGMMAGAVKS from the coding sequence TTGAGGACGAGCACGAGCGCCCGCGTCGGCCAGTACGCGGCCCTTCTCGCCTATCTCGCCTTTCTGGCCCTGCCGTTCCTCTGGCTGCTGTCCACCGCCTTCAAGTCCCCGCGTGAACTGGGCAGTCCGCACCCCACCTGGATCCCGAGGAACCCGACCCTCGACAACTTCCGCCAGGCCTTCGACGAACAGCCGCTGCTGCATGCCGCGTTGAACTCCCTGCTCGCGGCGGCCTCGGCCGCGCTGGTCGCCGTACTCCTCGCGACCCCGATGGCCTACGTCATGGCACGGCACCGCACGCTGCTCGGGCGGGCGGCGACCGGGTGGGTGGTGGTCAGCCAGGCGTTCCCGTTCGTGCTGGTGATCATCCCGCTGTTCCTGGTGCTGAAGAACCTGCGGCTGATCGACTCCGTCTTCGGGCTGGTGATGGTGTACGTGGTGTGGTCGCTGCCGTTCGCGCTGTGGATGCTCGGCGGGTATGTACGGGCCGTGCCCGTGGAGTTGGAGGAGGCGGCGGCCGTCGACGGTGCCGGACGCCTGCGCACCCTGGTCTCCGTCACGGCGCCGCTGCTGGCGCCGGGGATCGTGGCCACGGCACTGTTCGCGTTCGTCACCGCCTGGAACGAGTTCTTCTTCGCCCTGGTGCTCCTGAAGACGCCGGAGAAGCAGACCCTGCCGGTAGTCCTCACGCACTTCATCGGCGCGGAGGGTGTGGCGGACCTCGGCCCGCTGGCCGCCGCCGCGTTCCTGGCGACGCTGCCCTCGCTCGTCGTGTTCGCGCTCATCCAACGCCGAATCACCGGAGGCATGATGGCCGGGGCGGTGAAGAGCTGA
- a CDS encoding carbohydrate ABC transporter permease — protein sequence MTLATGTRRPVKHATRAGPDGGRSLGGPGAWFLVLPALIPILVLSVGPLLYGILLAFTDAQSGRTTSTRWIGTLNFQDLLHDTLFWESFRIGLVWAVGVTVPQFLLALGLALLLNQELRLRWLARALAIIPWAMPEVVVGIMWRLVYNADTGVLNETLRDLGLGDGRDWLSGLATALPAVIVVGVWAGMPQTTVALLAGLQNTPRELHEAAAMDGAGAWRRFRTVTWPALRPIALAITSLNLIWNFNSFALAYVLTNGGPGGRTRLPMLFAYEEAFRYGQFGYAAAMGCVMVALISVLLAVFLVGRLRGGEES from the coding sequence GTGACATTGGCGACCGGAACGAGGCGGCCGGTCAAGCACGCGACTCGCGCCGGACCGGACGGCGGCCGCTCGCTCGGCGGCCCTGGCGCCTGGTTCCTGGTCCTGCCCGCCCTGATCCCGATCCTCGTCCTGAGCGTGGGACCGCTGCTGTACGGGATCCTGCTGGCGTTCACCGACGCCCAGTCGGGCCGGACCACGTCCACGCGGTGGATCGGCACCCTCAACTTCCAGGACCTGCTGCACGACACCCTGTTCTGGGAGTCGTTCCGGATTGGGCTGGTCTGGGCGGTCGGGGTGACCGTGCCGCAGTTCCTGCTCGCCCTCGGCCTCGCCCTCCTCCTCAACCAGGAGTTACGGCTGCGCTGGCTGGCCCGCGCCCTCGCGATCATCCCGTGGGCGATGCCCGAGGTCGTCGTCGGCATCATGTGGCGGCTCGTCTACAACGCGGACACGGGCGTCCTCAACGAGACACTGCGCGACCTGGGCCTGGGTGACGGCCGCGACTGGCTCAGCGGCCTTGCGACCGCGCTGCCCGCCGTCATCGTCGTCGGCGTCTGGGCGGGGATGCCGCAGACGACGGTCGCCCTGCTCGCCGGACTGCAGAACACCCCGCGTGAACTGCACGAGGCGGCGGCCATGGACGGCGCCGGCGCCTGGCGCCGCTTCCGGACCGTCACCTGGCCCGCACTGCGACCCATCGCGCTCGCCATCACCTCCCTCAACCTCATCTGGAACTTCAACTCCTTCGCCCTGGCGTACGTCCTGACGAACGGCGGCCCCGGCGGACGCACCCGGCTGCCGATGCTCTTCGCCTACGAAGAGGCCTTCCGCTACGGCCAGTTCGGCTATGCGGCGGCGATGGGCTGTGTGATGGTGGCGCTGATCTCCGTCCTTCTCGCCGTGTTCCTCGTCGGCCGGCTGAGGGGAGGTGAGGAGAGTTGA
- a CDS encoding phosphotransferase enzyme family protein produces MDEARARDVLATAGVLPGTAPDARLLALGENAVFAAGDLVVKVGRDTELLDRARRELAIALWLTEAGVPAVRAADPEAHLVEGHPVTVWHRLPDPVRPAEPGDLAELLRTVHALPLPDSFTLPPRELLGGVERWLRLAGDAIDPADAAYLRERRDGFATAAAALTPRLPPGPIHGDALPRNVHIGPDGPVLVDLETFSADLREHDLVVMALSHDRYALPAEAYAAFTEAYGWDVREWEGCGVLRGARETASCAWVAQHAPVNPKALAEFSRRVGSLRDGDSTVRWYPF; encoded by the coding sequence ATGGACGAGGCACGGGCCCGGGACGTACTGGCCACGGCGGGCGTACTACCCGGCACGGCGCCGGACGCGCGGCTTCTCGCGCTGGGCGAGAACGCGGTGTTCGCCGCCGGTGACCTGGTCGTCAAGGTGGGCCGCGACACCGAACTCCTCGACCGTGCGCGTCGGGAACTGGCCATCGCGCTCTGGCTCACCGAGGCGGGCGTCCCGGCGGTACGCGCGGCCGACCCGGAGGCGCACCTCGTCGAGGGCCACCCGGTGACGGTGTGGCACCGGCTGCCCGATCCCGTACGCCCCGCCGAACCCGGGGATTTGGCCGAACTCCTACGGACCGTGCACGCCCTGCCGCTCCCTGACTCCTTCACGCTGCCGCCCCGCGAACTCCTGGGCGGTGTCGAACGGTGGCTGCGGCTCGCGGGCGACGCGATCGACCCGGCGGACGCCGCCTATCTGCGCGAGCGCCGCGACGGTTTCGCCACGGCCGCCGCCGCGCTCACCCCGCGTCTGCCGCCCGGCCCGATCCACGGCGACGCGCTTCCCCGCAACGTCCACATCGGCCCGGACGGTCCGGTCCTGGTCGACCTGGAGACCTTCTCCGCCGACCTGCGGGAGCACGATCTGGTGGTCATGGCCCTTTCCCACGACCGGTACGCCCTTCCGGCCGAGGCGTATGCCGCGTTCACGGAGGCGTACGGGTGGGACGTCCGCGAGTGGGAGGGGTGTGGGGTGTTGCGGGGGGCTCGGGAGACGGCGAGTTGCGCGTGGGTCGCACAGCATGCGCCGGTGAATCCGAAGGCGTTGGCGGAGTTCTCGCGGCGGGTGGGGTCTTTGCGGGACGGGGATTCGACTGTGCGGTGGTATCCGTTTTGA
- a CDS encoding LysR family transcriptional regulator, whose protein sequence is MDERQLRILRELGELGSVTAVADALLVTPSAISQQLRLLQRAIPVPLTERQGRRLVLTDAGQALAGAATEVESALARARHTVEEFLDRPDGEVSVAAFHSAGAAFFPLLLRALSGPDGPVLALADEDVTQDDFPSLTREYDLVLAHRLDHAPPWPRTVTATPLLREPLDVAMPADHPLAARGRLTPGDVADQPWIAVHDGFPIMATIEAIATAAGRRPRLAHRINEFAVAAEVVAAGGGLALMPRWTSRPHPALVLKPLSGVRARRRIDALHRPERTARRAVRTVLKELHRAAQKIQAEE, encoded by the coding sequence GTGGACGAACGTCAGCTGCGGATCCTGCGCGAACTCGGTGAGCTGGGCAGTGTCACTGCGGTCGCCGACGCCCTGCTCGTCACGCCCTCGGCCATCTCGCAGCAACTGCGGCTGCTCCAGCGCGCCATCCCGGTCCCACTGACCGAGCGGCAGGGGCGTCGGCTGGTGCTGACCGACGCCGGGCAGGCGCTGGCGGGCGCTGCGACCGAGGTGGAGTCGGCGCTCGCGCGGGCCCGGCACACCGTCGAGGAGTTCCTTGACCGGCCGGACGGGGAGGTGTCCGTCGCGGCGTTCCACAGCGCGGGCGCCGCGTTCTTCCCGTTGCTGCTGCGGGCCCTCTCCGGACCGGACGGGCCGGTGCTGGCGCTGGCCGACGAGGACGTCACGCAGGACGACTTCCCATCGTTGACCAGGGAGTACGACCTCGTCCTCGCCCACCGTCTGGACCACGCCCCGCCCTGGCCGCGCACGGTGACAGCGACCCCGCTGCTGCGCGAACCCCTCGATGTGGCCATGCCCGCCGACCATCCGCTCGCCGCCAGAGGACGACTGACCCCCGGCGATGTGGCCGACCAGCCCTGGATCGCCGTGCACGACGGCTTCCCGATCATGGCGACGATCGAGGCCATCGCCACGGCGGCGGGCCGTCGTCCCCGTCTCGCCCACCGCATCAACGAGTTCGCGGTGGCGGCGGAGGTGGTGGCCGCCGGGGGAGGCCTCGCCCTGATGCCCCGCTGGACCTCCCGCCCGCACCCCGCCCTGGTCCTCAAACCCCTCAGCGGCGTCCGCGCCAGACGCCGCATCGACGCCCTCCACCGCCCGGAACGCACGGCCCGCAGAGCGGTAAGAACGGTACTGAAGGAACTGCACCGAGCAGCACAGAAAATCCAGGCCGAGGAGTAG
- a CDS encoding DMT family transporter: protein MSDSRRTDAVLLLVALVWGSSYLSAQTATSALPVLAVLFARYALSALVCLGLVAAGRGTELKRGRGLRPWTREEVRAGLPLGVTQAAVLVVETYGVAHTTAANAGLIISLTIVLTPLLDRAGHPGGLPPAFYAAAGVCVLAVGLLMSGNGFHAPRLGDLLMLGAALIRAVHVALVGRLTAGRPIRPLHLTTLQTVIGTALFLPAAAPDLPALVRADTGTWTQLLYLALFCSVFAFLAQTWAVQRTSASRASLLLGTEPIWAAAIGIALGGEHLTPLTALGATLMVTGTYWGQSVERAHRAGAALPARPAFEDRPVQGRKGGLGAQPPGTGWDG from the coding sequence GTGTCCGACTCCCGCCGTACCGACGCGGTACTCCTCCTTGTCGCGCTCGTCTGGGGCTCCAGTTATCTGTCCGCCCAGACAGCCACCTCCGCCCTGCCCGTCCTCGCGGTCCTGTTCGCGCGCTACGCCCTCTCCGCACTCGTCTGTCTCGGCCTGGTCGCCGCCGGTCGGGGGACGGAGCTGAAGCGGGGCAGGGGTCTTCGTCCGTGGACCCGGGAGGAGGTGCGGGCCGGACTGCCGCTCGGGGTGACCCAGGCCGCCGTCCTCGTCGTGGAGACGTACGGAGTCGCCCACACCACCGCCGCCAACGCGGGCCTGATCATCAGCCTGACCATCGTGCTCACCCCTCTCCTCGATCGCGCCGGACACCCCGGTGGGCTGCCTCCGGCCTTCTACGCCGCCGCCGGCGTCTGCGTCCTGGCCGTCGGCCTGCTCATGTCCGGCAACGGCTTCCACGCGCCGCGTCTCGGTGACCTGCTGATGCTGGGCGCGGCCCTGATACGGGCGGTCCATGTGGCCCTGGTCGGACGCCTCACCGCAGGCCGGCCGATCCGCCCCCTTCACCTCACGACACTCCAGACCGTGATCGGCACGGCCCTGTTCCTGCCGGCCGCCGCACCCGACCTGCCGGCGCTCGTCCGAGCCGACACCGGGACCTGGACGCAGTTGCTCTATCTCGCCCTGTTCTGCAGCGTGTTCGCGTTCCTCGCCCAGACGTGGGCCGTGCAGCGCACCTCGGCGAGCCGGGCCAGCCTGCTGCTGGGCACCGAGCCGATCTGGGCCGCCGCGATCGGTATCGCCCTGGGCGGCGAGCACCTGACGCCGCTCACGGCGCTGGGCGCGACGCTGATGGTCACGGGCACGTACTGGGGCCAGTCGGTGGAACGCGCCCACCGGGCTGGGGCTGCCCTTCCAGCCCGTCCGGCGTTTGAGGACAGGCCCGTTCAGGGCCGTAAGGGGGGTCTGGGGGCGCAGCCCCCAGGAACGGGATGGGACGGGTAA
- a CDS encoding 3'-5' exonuclease produces MGWHHELLIGFDLETTGTDPSEARIVTGAVIEVRGGEPLGHREWLADPGIEIPADAVAVHGITNERATSEGRPADQVADAMADVLATYWKTGVPVVAYNANFDLTLLSAELRRHGLPSLRERLGGLELAPVIDPYTIDRSVDRYRRGKRNLEAVCTEYGVLLDAAHDASADALAAARLACAIAERHPKVAALGAVELHRRQIEWYAEWAADFQSFLRRKGEVDAVVDGTWPVREVVGEVV; encoded by the coding sequence ATGGGCTGGCATCACGAGCTGCTGATCGGCTTCGACCTGGAGACGACCGGGACGGACCCGAGCGAGGCACGCATTGTCACCGGCGCGGTGATCGAGGTGAGGGGCGGTGAGCCGCTCGGTCACCGGGAATGGCTGGCCGATCCGGGCATCGAGATCCCGGCGGACGCGGTGGCGGTGCACGGCATCACCAACGAGCGCGCGACCAGCGAGGGCCGGCCCGCCGACCAGGTCGCGGACGCGATGGCGGACGTGCTGGCGACGTACTGGAAGACGGGCGTCCCGGTGGTCGCCTACAACGCGAACTTCGACCTCACCCTGCTCTCGGCGGAGCTGCGGCGGCACGGGCTGCCGTCCCTGCGGGAGCGGCTGGGCGGCCTGGAGTTGGCCCCGGTCATCGACCCGTACACGATCGACCGCTCTGTCGACCGTTATCGGCGTGGCAAGCGCAACCTCGAAGCGGTGTGCACGGAGTACGGCGTCTTGCTGGACGCGGCTCACGACGCGTCGGCGGACGCGTTGGCCGCGGCGCGGCTGGCGTGTGCGATAGCCGAGCGGCATCCCAAGGTCGCGGCGCTCGGGGCGGTGGAGCTGCATCGGCGTCAGATCGAGTGGTATGCCGAGTGGGCGGCGGATTTCCAGAGCTTTCTGCGGCGCAAGGGGGAGGTCGACGCGGTCGTCGACGGGACATGGCCGGTGCGGGAGGTTGTGGGCGAGGTGGTGTGA
- a CDS encoding SAV2148 family HEPN domain-containing protein — MGSGGLELPPGDEGHEGNSTEVPPGAVSLARPMETGSIGPELDWDADAWHEVRTRAQRAGRAYIWLNLVEQRLRAVVAAVLRPIYEPVHGDEWVVAAAGPAGQEWVQRAVAVREVSRRKGYLLDPADDNVLSFLTLPQLRELMVQHWPCFEPYVDERRDVELALDELEVTRNVVSRNRALSEAVLNQAERASGKLLETLGAGGDVPSARRLPVDAVEDLVGERYGDVVAVHTDRVRLMRQFPAEDIFGGARRLDAIGIGLNLLVQNFSGRRLVRLAESGCRVRLLFLNPASSAVKRRERELGIKRGELSRAVEMNILHMRRVRSSLRDPGAFEIQVFDETPRFTAYLVDGDGSDGVAIVQTYLRRTRGMEAPVLVLRGGSRLVKPGETEESGLFPTYREEFEVAWADSRPVS, encoded by the coding sequence GTGGGGTCGGGAGGGCTGGAGCTGCCCCCTGGTGACGAGGGTCACGAGGGGAACTCCACAGAGGTCCCGCCCGGCGCGGTGTCCCTGGCACGGCCGATGGAGACGGGCTCCATCGGACCGGAACTGGACTGGGACGCCGACGCCTGGCACGAGGTGCGGACACGCGCCCAGCGGGCCGGCCGGGCCTACATCTGGCTGAACCTGGTCGAGCAGCGGCTGCGCGCGGTCGTGGCCGCCGTCCTGCGCCCCATCTACGAACCAGTCCACGGCGACGAGTGGGTGGTAGCCGCCGCCGGGCCGGCCGGCCAGGAGTGGGTGCAGCGCGCGGTCGCCGTACGGGAGGTCAGCCGCCGCAAGGGCTACCTGCTCGACCCGGCCGACGACAACGTCCTCAGCTTCCTGACCCTCCCGCAGTTGCGCGAGCTGATGGTGCAGCACTGGCCGTGCTTCGAGCCGTACGTGGACGAGCGCCGTGACGTCGAACTCGCCCTGGACGAGCTGGAGGTCACCCGCAACGTCGTCTCCCGCAACCGGGCCCTGTCCGAAGCCGTCCTGAACCAGGCCGAGCGGGCCTCGGGCAAGCTCCTGGAGACCCTCGGCGCGGGCGGCGACGTGCCCTCCGCGCGCCGGCTGCCGGTCGACGCGGTCGAGGACCTGGTGGGCGAACGGTACGGGGACGTGGTCGCCGTACACACCGACCGGGTACGGCTGATGCGCCAGTTCCCGGCCGAGGACATCTTCGGCGGCGCGCGTCGCCTCGACGCCATCGGCATCGGCCTCAATCTGCTCGTGCAGAACTTCTCCGGGCGGCGACTGGTACGGCTGGCGGAGTCCGGCTGCCGGGTGCGACTGCTGTTCCTGAATCCCGCGTCCAGCGCGGTGAAACGGCGCGAGCGGGAACTCGGCATCAAACGCGGTGAGTTGAGCCGCGCGGTGGAGATGAACATCCTGCACATGCGCCGGGTGCGGTCGAGTCTGCGGGACCCCGGCGCCTTCGAGATCCAGGTCTTCGACGAGACGCCCCGCTTCACGGCCTACCTCGTCGACGGGGACGGCTCGGACGGCGTCGCGATCGTGCAGACGTATCTGCGCCGGACGCGCGGGATGGAGGCGCCGGTGCTGGTGCTGCGCGGCGGGAGCCGGCTGGTCAAGCCGGGCGAGACGGAGGAGAGCGGCCTCTTCCCGACATATCGCGAGGAGTTCGAGGTGGCCTGGGCGGATTCGCGCCCCGTGTCCTGA
- a CDS encoding copper amine oxidase gives MRVNNNSRTRGRATAGLVGLSVVALSAGLTSAAGPAIAQPKAGPVPPAECSAPYRIEKKLATGTTWRMCYRYESEAGLVLENVSYQPPGEAQPIKVLNSARLGQIHVPYDDGNAEYQDLTGAGFGQGLMNLAAGECPGGTIKTVKVPEAWDPDNANVKGLCTTTRSRGHAYRMQGDTANKVWQTQGKDLLVYTVNQVGWYEYITEWRFQDDGTVNMNIGATGSLAPEDYDAGDGRGWPIGKGAKAYATSHSHNVFWRLDFGLDGSSKGKVEQYDSVVSPPASGQEGPTNKTTRTQVKKELAGDAKNMRWWRVVSATGKNKDGHARSYEIVPGATTKYPGRSYTRHDVYFTEYNKCEQFASDNLGNCGVGAKTSVDGWVNGQTLTHPMVWVNVGFHHIARDEDQQPMPVHWQGFSIAPRDVTAMNPLTPAALANQNGHVESGS, from the coding sequence ATGCGCGTCAACAACAACAGCCGTACCCGAGGGCGGGCGACGGCCGGGCTCGTCGGCCTCTCCGTGGTCGCCCTGTCCGCCGGCCTCACCTCGGCGGCGGGACCGGCCATCGCCCAGCCGAAGGCCGGACCCGTGCCGCCCGCCGAGTGCAGCGCGCCCTACCGCATCGAGAAGAAGCTCGCCACGGGCACCACCTGGCGGATGTGCTACCGCTACGAGAGCGAGGCCGGGCTCGTCCTGGAGAACGTCTCGTACCAGCCCCCGGGCGAGGCCCAGCCGATCAAGGTCCTCAACTCCGCGCGCCTGGGCCAGATCCACGTCCCCTACGACGACGGAAACGCCGAGTACCAGGACCTCACCGGGGCGGGCTTCGGCCAGGGCCTGATGAACCTGGCGGCCGGTGAGTGCCCCGGCGGCACCATCAAGACCGTCAAGGTGCCCGAGGCCTGGGACCCGGACAACGCGAACGTCAAGGGCCTGTGCACCACCACCCGTTCACGCGGTCACGCCTACCGTATGCAGGGCGACACCGCGAACAAGGTCTGGCAGACCCAGGGCAAGGACCTGCTCGTCTATACCGTCAACCAGGTCGGCTGGTACGAGTACATCACCGAGTGGCGCTTCCAGGACGACGGCACCGTCAACATGAACATCGGCGCCACCGGCAGCCTCGCCCCCGAGGACTACGACGCGGGCGACGGCCGCGGCTGGCCCATCGGCAAGGGTGCGAAGGCCTACGCCACCAGCCACAGCCACAACGTCTTCTGGCGGCTCGACTTCGGCCTCGACGGCTCCTCCAAGGGGAAGGTCGAGCAGTACGACTCCGTGGTCAGCCCGCCCGCGAGCGGCCAGGAGGGACCCACCAACAAGACGACCCGCACCCAGGTCAAGAAGGAACTCGCGGGCGACGCCAAGAACATGCGCTGGTGGCGTGTCGTCAGCGCGACCGGCAAGAACAAGGACGGCCACGCGCGCTCGTACGAGATCGTCCCCGGCGCCACCACCAAGTACCCCGGCCGCAGCTACACCCGCCACGACGTCTACTTCACCGAGTACAACAAGTGCGAGCAGTTCGCCAGCGACAACCTGGGCAACTGCGGCGTCGGCGCCAAGACATCGGTCGACGGATGGGTCAACGGGCAGACCCTCACCCACCCGATGGTCTGGGTGAACGTGGGCTTCCACCACATAGCCCGGGACGAGGACCAGCAGCCCATGCCCGTCCACTGGCAGGGTTTCTCGATCGCCCCGCGCGATGTCACGGCTATGAATCCGCTCACTCCGGCCGCCCTCGCCAACCAGAACGGGCATGTCGAAAGCGGTAGTTGA
- a CDS encoding Tat pathway signal sequence domain protein produces the protein MRKIVRRHLGKVVAGTGIAVAGTAVMIAVTLPGSAGADESGRTGTAGNTASTGGGAGESAQQQVGAPPGVVEQVPAEGAKGTGRDPLTDGETARVERIALSRQLLDSGENVEGKRGPQRIGIDLAEPEAAEVDDPNAPRRADVSYYDYKDDTLVTRTVNLDTGKVERTGTQHGVQPPLSRAETAEATALLIADPLGAGLKADYKDATGTELTSPDQLLVTSMVYRATPGAQPAVLDTCGDHRCVRLFPKVKNGSWIDARSLVIDLSARKVAKLG, from the coding sequence GTGCGCAAGATCGTGCGCCGCCACCTGGGCAAGGTGGTGGCGGGGACGGGCATCGCGGTGGCCGGTACGGCCGTCATGATCGCGGTGACGCTGCCGGGGTCGGCGGGGGCCGACGAGTCGGGCCGCACCGGGACCGCCGGGAACACGGCGAGTACGGGCGGCGGCGCGGGGGAGTCCGCGCAGCAGCAGGTCGGCGCGCCGCCCGGGGTCGTCGAACAGGTACCCGCCGAGGGCGCGAAGGGCACGGGCCGCGACCCGCTCACCGACGGTGAGACGGCGCGGGTCGAGCGGATCGCCCTGAGCCGTCAGCTGCTCGACTCCGGTGAGAACGTCGAGGGGAAGCGCGGCCCGCAGCGGATCGGCATCGACCTCGCCGAGCCCGAGGCCGCCGAGGTGGACGACCCGAACGCGCCACGGCGCGCGGACGTGTCGTACTACGACTACAAGGACGACACCCTGGTCACCAGGACCGTCAACCTCGACACCGGCAAGGTCGAGCGGACCGGCACCCAGCACGGCGTACAGCCGCCCCTGAGCCGCGCCGAGACGGCAGAGGCGACCGCGCTCCTGATAGCCGACCCGCTGGGCGCGGGCCTGAAGGCCGACTACAAGGACGCCACCGGCACGGAACTCACCTCGCCGGACCAGCTGCTCGTCACCAGCATGGTGTACCGGGCCACTCCGGGCGCCCAGCCCGCCGTACTCGACACGTGCGGCGACCACCGCTGTGTGCGGCTCTTCCCGAAGGTGAAGAACGGGTCGTGGATCGACGCCCGTTCGCTCGTGATCGACCTGAGCGCCCGCAAGGTGGCCAAGCTCGGCTGA